In Paracoccus aminophilus JCM 7686, a single window of DNA contains:
- a CDS encoding type I polyketide synthase, whose amino-acid sequence MAIVGMGCRFPGGVESPEDFWTLMAEGRDGIVEIPADRLDLQKFYDVRPEAPGKIYVRHGGFLNQPIDAFDAEYFGMSPREAAYLDPQQRLLLEVAHEALEDAGIPAETIAGSNTGVFIGGFMVDGMLTQFSPLGRHQIGQHTAVSSTLTILSNRLSYLLDLHGPSFTLDTACSSSLVAMHQACQAIRSGECDLALIGGVNVIFRPETLIAMCKGGFLSRDGRSKSFDARADGYGRGEGAGVVVVKRLSAALADGDRIHAVIRGSGVNQDGRTDGITVPNGEAQADLIRQVLERNDCAPETVTYVEAHGTGTAVGDPIELKALASVFGMPDQPRLVGSVKANIGHLEAAAGIAAVIKTALCLRRGQVPPVANLDQVNPALQLDDWGLSLPRELQPFPTRADGQPGRAAINSFGYGGTNAHLILECATEAEPLNDTTHDRAQILALSARSADALKALAEASIARLEGMSAQDFTDYCFSAAARRSAYEHRLAVVANNAEAAQTSLRNFLEGRGDPALIQGQTSRKDASPAFVFTGMGPQWWAMGRELYQQEPIFRDFADRVDAIFTKLAGWSVLAEMLKPQDQSIVTRTHVAQPANFIVQGGLFHLLQSWGVEPGALVGHSVGEVSSAYAAGVLGLEDAVRVSWLRSKLQATKAGEGGMLAVGLGALDVLPYLSGREDLVSIGADNGPRTITLAGDVDALAEIADELTDDGVFNRKLQVETAYHSPIMDPLLAPLDEGLRDLQPQVPVIPLYSTVTSLPAEGDDYGSAYWCRNIRDSVRFSETVQELVNDGFECFLEVGPHPVLSSALRECLTDANVDGVLAATLRREQPEVIQILRGIANLYVQGVRIDWQRFNADRPHRFVALPSYPWQRRQLWNESAIARDDRLGRADEARLLGRRLAVPQPLWRSEFNRNRLAYILEHQVEDSVVMPGAAYCEIALQLAEELGDGRALHLSNLRFDQALIVAEGDEIAMMTRFDPDTRIFSIHSTATIEAESWTRHAEGRMSQIEPAETVKFDLAALSKRCDRRMSPAAHYEAMTARGLQYGPAFQSVTGIATSGEREVLAQITAQGVDVSEAILYPTLLDGCFQALISALPTDGKPATYVPTRIKDFTVHQRPGASFTCYGKVTAWEGLTMTADLWLLADDGSVLAELRGITARRLGAEDRGLPASIDANALMVRFECVEQLLADAAVRSNPAPLSPIAILSGGSALGASLSEALEAKGLDVHLIAHDAFAADGFRQIVDLRGLEALASDPTGQRRAEASLGLLHAIPQDGVTRCLTVVARHDPEAPQSATLGNAAQFGLLRVAANEYADLDLRMIQIGGEALPALLAEIMAQSDEDDIVLTDDTRVVRRLNRVDSAALGQEASARRPGGPIPEAQAEIEVLAATSEAPVDVLGLVTSGQLSGKRILARLPSDTAPQRFVRLPQAGLLELPTLALEDEAQLGLLPLSLAHSILKLADLQPSTKLGLLVTDPRMAGALASVGEMIGARVAMITSRHDIPVEGFDMICVDTMSELTELLLEHLIDFGTAVHIGRPLGPLQAPTKNRRDLFIAALDLLNRAPARLCQSLDEIVAAVQARELTAGLKPELRRFAEGQGEVAKAAAVSTSVAAPQINGTGAYLVTGGFGGFGFEIAKWLARNGAGHVILAGRKGIDTEGALDMIAELRRLGASTMAMTMDVGDEASVATGMRLIAGQDQPLRGVFHAAGVLDDAPVYLLTPEQLDRVMKPKALGAWNLHQATRELPLDCFVVISSIAALLGSPGQGAYVAANSFLDALVQHRRRQGLPGIGINLGALAEVGMAAKHEGVEKHFARVGVGSLRPEEAIGMLGYILRENPVNMAAASMDYALWGNTYAKWAGSPRYRHLMPERAEDGGDGAGLSLAALSPDERRQKVTATLTELVASILRLPADGVDTGKSLLAMGVDSLMAMELQLGIDRQLGLKIPTLELMKGIALRALCTTIAERLAGDPTDDAPQPAAAPAPAPRKQDIGELLSRLDTLSAEEIEQAIAEFGTLEGSN is encoded by the coding sequence TTGGCCATTGTTGGCATGGGCTGCCGCTTCCCCGGCGGCGTTGAGAGCCCCGAAGATTTCTGGACGCTGATGGCCGAAGGCCGCGACGGGATCGTTGAAATCCCCGCCGATCGTCTGGATCTGCAAAAATTCTACGATGTCCGTCCCGAAGCGCCCGGCAAGATCTACGTTCGCCACGGTGGCTTTCTGAACCAGCCGATTGATGCGTTCGATGCCGAGTATTTCGGCATGTCGCCACGTGAGGCTGCCTATCTCGACCCGCAGCAGCGCCTGTTGTTGGAGGTGGCCCATGAGGCGCTGGAGGATGCGGGCATCCCCGCCGAGACCATCGCCGGCAGCAATACCGGCGTCTTCATCGGCGGCTTCATGGTTGACGGCATGCTGACCCAGTTCAGCCCGCTTGGCCGTCACCAGATCGGGCAGCACACGGCAGTGAGCTCGACCCTGACGATCCTGTCGAACCGCCTTTCATATCTGCTCGATTTGCATGGCCCCAGCTTCACACTGGACACGGCTTGCTCGTCCTCGCTGGTTGCGATGCATCAGGCCTGTCAAGCGATCCGGAGCGGCGAATGTGACCTTGCGCTGATTGGCGGCGTCAATGTCATCTTCCGCCCGGAAACGCTGATTGCGATGTGCAAAGGCGGCTTCCTGTCCCGCGATGGTCGTTCGAAAAGCTTTGATGCACGCGCCGACGGCTATGGCCGGGGCGAAGGCGCAGGCGTGGTCGTGGTCAAGCGGCTTAGCGCCGCGTTGGCCGATGGCGACCGCATTCATGCCGTGATCCGAGGCAGCGGCGTCAATCAGGACGGCCGCACCGATGGTATCACCGTCCCGAATGGCGAAGCGCAGGCCGATCTGATCCGCCAGGTGCTGGAGCGAAACGACTGCGCCCCTGAGACGGTCACCTATGTCGAGGCGCATGGCACCGGCACCGCCGTTGGCGATCCGATCGAATTGAAGGCTTTGGCCTCGGTTTTTGGTATGCCGGATCAGCCGCGTCTGGTCGGCTCGGTAAAGGCAAATATCGGGCATCTTGAGGCGGCGGCAGGGATCGCAGCGGTCATCAAGACCGCTTTGTGCCTGCGTCGTGGTCAGGTGCCGCCGGTCGCCAATCTCGATCAGGTGAACCCGGCTTTGCAGCTTGACGATTGGGGCCTGTCGCTGCCCCGCGAGCTGCAACCTTTCCCGACCCGCGCCGATGGTCAACCCGGCCGCGCTGCGATCAACTCCTTCGGCTATGGCGGCACCAACGCGCATCTTATTCTCGAGTGCGCCACTGAAGCCGAACCGCTGAACGACACGACCCATGATCGCGCACAGATTCTGGCGCTCTCGGCCCGTTCGGCAGATGCGCTGAAGGCGCTGGCCGAGGCCAGCATCGCCCGACTGGAGGGGATGAGCGCGCAGGATTTCACCGATTATTGTTTCTCGGCCGCCGCGCGACGTAGTGCCTATGAGCATCGTCTGGCCGTGGTCGCGAACAACGCCGAAGCCGCTCAAACCTCGCTGCGAAACTTCCTTGAAGGCCGTGGCGATCCCGCTCTGATCCAGGGGCAGACCAGCCGCAAGGACGCGTCCCCGGCCTTCGTCTTTACCGGCATGGGCCCCCAATGGTGGGCGATGGGCCGCGAGCTTTACCAGCAAGAGCCGATCTTTCGCGACTTCGCCGACCGGGTCGATGCCATCTTTACCAAGCTTGCCGGTTGGTCGGTGCTGGCGGAAATGCTGAAGCCGCAGGACCAGTCCATCGTCACCCGCACCCATGTCGCCCAGCCTGCAAACTTCATCGTGCAGGGCGGTCTCTTCCATCTGCTGCAAAGCTGGGGCGTCGAACCGGGCGCACTCGTTGGCCATAGCGTGGGCGAGGTCAGCTCTGCCTATGCGGCGGGCGTTCTTGGGCTTGAGGATGCGGTTCGCGTGTCCTGGCTGCGCAGCAAGCTGCAGGCGACCAAGGCGGGAGAGGGCGGCATGCTGGCCGTAGGCCTGGGCGCGCTCGACGTATTGCCCTATCTTTCGGGGCGCGAGGATCTGGTCTCGATCGGGGCCGATAACGGCCCCCGCACGATCACGCTGGCAGGCGATGTCGATGCCTTGGCCGAGATTGCGGATGAACTGACCGACGACGGCGTATTCAACCGCAAGCTGCAGGTCGAGACGGCCTATCACAGCCCGATCATGGATCCGCTTCTGGCTCCGCTCGACGAAGGTCTGCGCGACCTGCAGCCGCAAGTGCCGGTCATCCCGCTGTATTCGACCGTCACGTCGCTTCCGGCCGAAGGGGATGATTATGGCAGCGCCTACTGGTGCCGCAATATCCGCGATAGCGTGCGCTTCTCGGAAACGGTGCAGGAACTGGTCAATGACGGGTTCGAGTGCTTCCTCGAGGTCGGGCCGCATCCGGTTCTGTCCTCTGCGTTGCGCGAATGTCTGACGGATGCCAATGTTGACGGCGTTCTGGCTGCCACCTTGCGCCGTGAACAACCCGAGGTGATCCAGATCCTGCGCGGTATCGCGAATCTGTATGTGCAAGGCGTGCGCATCGATTGGCAGCGCTTCAATGCCGACCGCCCACACCGTTTCGTGGCTCTGCCCAGCTATCCGTGGCAGCGCCGTCAGCTGTGGAATGAAAGTGCCATTGCCCGCGACGACCGTCTTGGTCGCGCGGATGAAGCGCGCCTGCTGGGCCGCCGCTTGGCCGTGCCTCAACCTCTGTGGCGGTCCGAGTTCAACCGCAATCGCCTTGCCTATATCTTGGAGCATCAGGTCGAAGACAGCGTGGTCATGCCCGGTGCGGCCTATTGCGAGATTGCACTGCAACTGGCCGAGGAGCTGGGCGATGGCCGTGCCCTGCACTTAAGCAACCTGCGCTTCGATCAGGCCCTGATCGTGGCTGAAGGCGATGAGATCGCGATGATGACGCGGTTCGATCCCGATACGCGGATCTTCTCGATCCACAGCACCGCGACGATTGAAGCGGAAAGCTGGACGCGTCACGCCGAAGGCCGCATGTCGCAGATCGAACCGGCCGAGACCGTGAAGTTCGATCTGGCCGCGCTTTCCAAGCGTTGCGACCGCCGGATGTCCCCCGCCGCCCATTACGAGGCGATGACGGCGCGCGGTCTGCAATATGGCCCTGCCTTCCAGTCAGTCACAGGAATCGCGACCTCGGGCGAGAGGGAGGTTCTGGCGCAGATCACCGCGCAAGGTGTCGATGTGTCTGAAGCGATCCTTTATCCGACGCTGCTCGACGGCTGTTTCCAGGCGCTGATCTCGGCCCTGCCGACCGATGGCAAACCCGCCACCTATGTGCCGACGCGCATCAAGGACTTCACGGTCCATCAGCGGCCCGGCGCATCATTCACTTGCTATGGCAAGGTCACGGCGTGGGAAGGCCTCACCATGACCGCCGACCTTTGGCTGCTGGCTGACGACGGCTCTGTTCTTGCGGAATTGCGCGGCATCACCGCCCGCCGTCTTGGGGCCGAAGATCGTGGCCTGCCGGCCTCCATCGACGCGAATGCCTTGATGGTGCGTTTCGAATGCGTCGAACAGCTGCTGGCCGATGCAGCCGTGCGCAGCAACCCTGCACCTCTGTCGCCCATTGCCATTCTGTCGGGCGGCAGCGCGCTTGGCGCGTCATTGTCCGAAGCACTCGAGGCCAAGGGGCTCGACGTCCACCTGATCGCCCATGATGCGTTCGCCGCCGACGGCTTTCGTCAAATCGTCGATCTCCGCGGGCTCGAAGCTCTTGCGAGTGACCCGACAGGACAGAGGCGAGCCGAGGCGAGCCTTGGCTTGCTGCACGCGATCCCGCAGGATGGCGTAACGCGCTGCCTGACCGTGGTTGCCCGCCATGATCCCGAGGCGCCGCAATCGGCAACGCTTGGCAATGCTGCGCAATTCGGTTTGCTGCGGGTCGCGGCGAATGAATATGCCGACCTTGACCTGCGCATGATTCAGATCGGAGGCGAGGCGCTGCCTGCGCTTTTGGCCGAGATCATGGCTCAGAGCGACGAAGATGATATCGTTCTGACCGACGACACTCGCGTTGTCCGCCGCCTCAACCGCGTCGATAGTGCAGCCCTTGGGCAAGAGGCATCTGCCCGCCGTCCCGGTGGCCCGATCCCCGAAGCACAGGCCGAGATAGAGGTTCTGGCCGCAACCAGCGAAGCTCCGGTTGATGTGCTGGGGCTCGTCACCTCGGGGCAGCTGTCGGGCAAGCGCATCCTGGCGCGCCTGCCTTCCGATACCGCGCCGCAGCGCTTCGTGCGTCTGCCACAGGCTGGACTGCTGGAACTGCCGACGCTGGCGTTGGAGGACGAGGCTCAATTAGGCCTGCTGCCCCTGTCGCTGGCCCATTCGATCCTGAAGCTGGCCGATCTCCAACCAAGCACGAAACTGGGCTTGCTGGTCACTGATCCGCGCATGGCGGGGGCTTTGGCCTCGGTCGGCGAGATGATCGGGGCACGGGTCGCTATGATCACGTCGCGCCACGACATCCCGGTCGAGGGCTTCGACATGATTTGTGTCGACACCATGTCGGAACTGACCGAGCTGCTGCTGGAACATCTGATCGATTTCGGGACGGCGGTTCATATCGGTCGCCCCTTGGGTCCGCTTCAGGCTCCGACCAAGAACCGGCGCGACCTGTTCATCGCGGCGCTCGATTTGCTCAACCGCGCACCGGCCCGTCTGTGCCAAAGCCTTGATGAAATCGTCGCAGCCGTTCAGGCCCGCGAGTTGACGGCCGGGCTCAAGCCCGAGCTGCGCCGATTTGCCGAAGGGCAGGGCGAGGTTGCGAAGGCGGCAGCGGTTTCGACCTCGGTCGCGGCTCCGCAGATCAACGGGACGGGTGCCTATCTGGTCACCGGGGGGTTCGGCGGCTTCGGTTTCGAGATCGCGAAATGGCTGGCGCGGAACGGCGCGGGTCACGTCATCCTGGCCGGTCGCAAGGGGATCGACACCGAAGGCGCGCTGGACATGATTGCCGAGCTACGCCGCTTGGGTGCCAGCACCATGGCGATGACAATGGATGTCGGCGATGAAGCGTCGGTCGCGACGGGGATGCGCCTGATCGCAGGGCAGGACCAGCCACTGCGGGGGGTCTTCCATGCGGCGGGCGTGCTGGACGATGCGCCGGTCTATCTGTTGACGCCTGAGCAGCTTGATCGGGTGATGAAGCCAAAAGCGCTTGGCGCATGGAACCTGCATCAGGCGACCAGAGAGCTCCCGCTTGACTGCTTTGTGGTGATCTCGTCCATCGCGGCGCTGCTCGGCAGCCCCGGACAGGGGGCCTATGTGGCCGCGAACAGCTTCCTTGACGCGCTGGTCCAGCACCGTCGGCGTCAGGGTCTGCCGGGGATCGGGATCAACCTTGGCGCTTTGGCCGAGGTCGGCATGGCCGCCAAGCACGAAGGGGTCGAGAAGCACTTCGCCCGTGTCGGTGTAGGCTCGCTGCGCCCCGAGGAAGCGATCGGGATGCTGGGCTATATCCTGCGCGAGAACCCGGTGAACATGGCCGCTGCCTCGATGGATTACGCGCTATGGGGCAATACCTACGCCAAATGGGCCGGGTCGCCGCGCTACCGCCACTTGATGCCCGAACGGGCCGAAGATGGCGGAGACGGAGCAGGTCTCTCGCTGGCGGCGCTGTCGCCCGACGAGCGGCGTCAGAAGGTGACGGCGACGTTGACCGAACTCGTCGCATCCATCCTTCGCCTGCCTGCCGATGGTGTCGATACCGGGAAATCGCTTCTGGCGATGGGGGTGGACTCGCTGATGGCGATGGAGTTGCAGCTTGGGATCGACCGTCAGCTTGGCCTGAAAATCCCGACGCTGGAATTGATGAAGGGGATCGCCCTGCGCGCCCTTTGCACCACCATCGCCGAGCGTCTGGCCGGTGATCCGACCGACGATGCGCCCCAACCCGCAGCGGCCCCGGCCCCGGCGCCTCGCAAGCAGGATATCGGCGAGTTGCTGTCGCGGCTCGACACCCTCAGCGCGGAGGAAATCGAACAGGCCATAGCCGAATTCGGCACCCTCGAAGGGAGCAATTAA